The Sandaracinobacteroides saxicola nucleotide sequence CGGGCGCTGAAGGGCACGAGCCGGTTCGGGGCGGAGCTGGATTCGCTGTCCGACGTGACGGCGTTCGGGATCGCGCCGGCGCTGATCCTTTATCTGTGGGCCCTGCAGCATCTGGGGGGGCTGGGGTGGGTGATCGCGCTGGCGCATGCGGTGTGCGCGGCCCTGCGGCTGGCGCGGTTCAACGCGGCGCTGGATGTGGAGGACCTGCCGCACAAGAGGCTGGGGTTCCTGACCGGGATTCCGGCGCCGGCGGCGGCGGGGCTGGCGCTGAGCCCGATCTGCCTTTCGCTGGGAACCGGCCTGCTGGGGGATGAGGAACCCATGCTGCGGGCGGTGGTGGTAGGCCTGATGTGCGGCTTTACCGCCATCGGCATGGTCTCCACCCTGCCGACCTGGGGGTTCAAGGCGATCCGGCTGCCGCGGGAGGCGCGGTTGCCGCTGCTGGCGGGGGTGGGCCTGTTCGCGGCGGCGCTGGCGCAGGAGCCCTGGCTGGCGCTGACGGCGATTTCCGTCGTCTATCTGCTGGCGATGCCCTTTGCCTGGATGCGCTTCCGGCGGCTGCGCGCGGCGGAGGTGGTTACGCCGCCTGACGCCAGCCCACCGCCGGCATGAGGGCGCGGGGCGCGGGGCGGCGCAGCGCGATGACATTGGTTTCGGCGGGCGGGGTGGACGGCGCCGCCTGAAGAGGCACGGGACCGGCGAGGATGGTGCGCAGTTGCGGCAGCGCCGACTGGAGCATGGCGGTGA carries:
- a CDS encoding CDP-alcohol phosphatidyltransferase family protein: MERDPRARLRLLPYIPMRALVPNAITMLALCAGATGVRFAIAGQFDKAVAAVVIAGVLDGLDGRVARALKGTSRFGAELDSLSDVTAFGIAPALILYLWALQHLGGLGWVIALAHAVCAALRLARFNAALDVEDLPHKRLGFLTGIPAPAAAGLALSPICLSLGTGLLGDEEPMLRAVVVGLMCGFTAIGMVSTLPTWGFKAIRLPREARLPLLAGVGLFAAALAQEPWLALTAISVVYLLAMPFAWMRFRRLRAAEVVTPPDASPPPA